The Acetivibrio saccincola genome window below encodes:
- a CDS encoding ATP-binding protein, with protein sequence MLINPTIEKLRDMKLKVMAQLLSDSDPALRELSFEERFGIMVEKEWESRKNSRIKRYIHKASFSINACIEDIDYTAERKIDKKTIQTLSTCTYIIQKLNIVITGKTGSGKTFLACAFGNSACRHGYTVKYYRIPELLLDFQDRFPILIGITCFLTLQ encoded by the coding sequence ATGCTAATTAACCCAACTATAGAAAAACTAAGAGATATGAAACTTAAAGTTATGGCCCAACTACTGAGTGATTCAGATCCGGCTTTAAGGGAGTTGTCTTTTGAGGAAAGGTTCGGTATTATGGTTGAAAAAGAATGGGAGTCAAGAAAAAACTCCAGGATTAAAAGATATATACATAAAGCATCTTTTAGTATTAATGCATGCATTGAGGATATAGACTATACTGCGGAACGGAAGATAGATAAAAAGACTATACAAACTCTTTCTACCTGTACCTACATTATTCAGAAATTAAATATCGTGATTACAGGAAAAACCGGAAGCGGAAAGACATTTTTGGCATGTGCATTTGGTAACAGTGCTTGTCGTCATGGCTATACCGTTAAATACTACCGTATTCCGGAACTTTTACTTGATTTTCAGGACAGGTTCCCCATACTCATTGGTATAACCTGTTTCCTGACCCTACAATAG
- a CDS encoding Mu transposase domain-containing protein: protein MALHYRTTIVSARVGKPKDKASDENMVGNVSRRIIAPLRNRQFFSIHEINQAISEELEKFINRPFQKMEGNRKTAFKKIDKPCLQPLPATKYEYCDWVETRVAFNYHVEYKGFFYSVHYSYANHKCWIRASSKTIEVYIGNERIAVHTRNYDKSNRYKTLEEHMPEEHKAVYAWSSERFLSWAEKNGPYTRELIKKILESSDYPVQCYRTCMGIMRLAKSCSVEIIETASKEAIDKNVFSFKYFNIILKQVVKNSTKKQNDTIIRHENVRGSSAYSGGGIYAN from the coding sequence ATGGCTTTACATTATAGAACAACCATAGTGTCTGCCAGAGTAGGAAAACCAAAAGATAAAGCTTCAGATGAAAACATGGTAGGTAATGTTTCGAGAAGGATAATAGCTCCACTTAGAAATAGACAATTTTTTAGCATACATGAAATAAATCAGGCAATTTCAGAGGAACTGGAGAAGTTTATCAACAGACCATTTCAGAAAATGGAGGGTAACAGAAAGACGGCTTTTAAAAAGATAGATAAACCCTGTCTGCAGCCATTGCCGGCAACAAAATACGAATATTGCGACTGGGTAGAAACAAGAGTTGCATTTAATTATCATGTTGAGTACAAAGGATTTTTCTACAGTGTTCATTACTCCTATGCGAATCATAAATGTTGGATTAGGGCATCATCAAAAACTATAGAAGTATATATAGGGAATGAAAGAATAGCGGTACACACCAGAAACTATGATAAATCTAATCGCTATAAAACATTAGAGGAACATATGCCCGAAGAGCATAAAGCTGTTTATGCATGGAGTTCTGAGCGTTTTCTGTCATGGGCAGAAAAAAACGGTCCTTATACCCGGGAACTAATCAAAAAGATTCTTGAAAGCAGTGATTATCCTGTTCAGTGTTATCGAACTTGTATGGGAATTATGAGACTTGCTAAAAGTTGTTCTGTTGAAATAATAGAAACTGCCAGCAAAGAGGCTATAGATAAAAATGTTTTTTCCTTCAAATATTTCAATATTATCCTTAAGCAAGTCGTCAAGAATTCCACAAAGAAGCAGAATGATACAATTATTCGGCATGAAAATGTAAGAGGAAGCAGTGCTTACTCAGGAGGTGGTATATATGCTAATTAA
- a CDS encoding DDE-type integrase/transposase/recombinase → MLKAREILRLKHEVGLSLREIGQACNCGKTTVSEILKRAEKANITWPIQLSDKQLMSMLYPPTNNRKIVPEPDMEYVFYEMKKKNVTLMLLWEEYKEKHPDGIMYTQFCERYRNFKKLNKISLHKHHKAGEEMEVDWAGDTLSYVDINTGKSKPAYIFVSVLPASHYPFVHAYGDTKIESWIDAHVRAYEYYGGVPKITIPDNTYRIIQRLRLSNQTVLIL, encoded by the coding sequence ATGTTAAAAGCAAGAGAAATTTTAAGACTTAAGCATGAAGTAGGACTATCTCTAAGAGAAATTGGTCAAGCTTGTAATTGTGGTAAAACAACAGTGTCAGAGATTCTTAAAAGAGCAGAAAAAGCAAATATAACATGGCCAATCCAACTTAGTGATAAACAGTTAATGTCAATGCTATACCCACCTACAAATAATAGAAAAATCGTTCCAGAGCCTGATATGGAATATGTTTTCTATGAAATGAAAAAAAAGAATGTGACTTTGATGCTTTTGTGGGAAGAGTATAAGGAAAAGCATCCGGATGGAATCATGTATACTCAATTCTGTGAAAGGTATAGGAATTTCAAGAAACTCAATAAAATATCCCTGCACAAGCACCACAAAGCCGGTGAAGAAATGGAGGTAGACTGGGCTGGTGATACCCTGTCCTATGTAGATATTAATACAGGGAAATCAAAGCCTGCATACATTTTTGTTTCTGTACTTCCTGCAAGTCATTATCCCTTTGTTCATGCTTACGGTGATACAAAAATTGAAAGTTGGATTGATGCTCATGTAAGGGCATATGAGTACTATGGCGGAGTTCCTAAAATAACAATACCGGATAATACATACCGGATAATACAAAGACTGCGGTTATCAAACCAGACCGTATTGATCCTTTAA